A single region of the Salarchaeum japonicum genome encodes:
- a CDS encoding AbrB/MazE/SpoVT family DNA-binding domain-containing protein: protein MVRKKKLSPSGAKGEDGEYHNAHVNLHEDELAVAGLEIGDEVFVRVREDKIIIQKADPDEVEHDF, encoded by the coding sequence ATGGTTCGCAAGAAGAAACTCAGCCCGAGTGGCGCGAAAGGCGAGGACGGCGAGTACCACAACGCCCACGTGAACCTCCACGAGGACGAACTCGCCGTCGCCGGCCTCGAAATCGGCGACGAGGTGTTCGTGCGCGTGCGTGAGGACAAGATTATCATCCAGAAGGCGGACCCGGACGAGGTCGAACACGACTTCTGA